A single genomic interval of Drosophila miranda strain MSH22 unplaced genomic scaffold, D.miranda_PacBio2.1 Contig_AX5_pilon, whole genome shotgun sequence harbors:
- the LOC117195320 gene encoding inner centromere protein-like: MGHAARATDDEGKVTHKRPPAPTWSRSHVRGEAIAMQSHCPTDVIDSFFSVAPTTPDLKLIFPNIDPSQLQRNSSVLWSTPPRYSELPKY, encoded by the exons ATGGGACATGCTGCACGAGCCACCGATGACGAGGGCAAGGTCACCCACAAGCGTCCGCCAGCACCCACCTGGAGTCGCA GCCATGTACGCGGCGAAGCGATTGCCATGCAGAGCCACTGTCCCACCGATGTCATCGACAGCTTCTTCTCGGTGGCCCCCACCACTCCGGACCTGAAACTGATTTTCCCCAACATCGATCCCAGCCAGCTGCAGCGCAACTCCAGCGTGCTCTGGTCCACGCCCCCACGCTACTCGGAGCTCCCAAAATACTAG